The following coding sequences are from one Chloracidobacterium sp. window:
- a CDS encoding Nramp family divalent metal transporter: MILKRFSQKKIVRSIQRLPQRLRRGLSEYRFFAYLAILGPGIISANAGNDASGIATYSSVGAAYGYELLWAFIPMTISLIIVQEMCVRMGVVTGQGLADLIREQFGVRWTAFVMFALLIANTGVIISEFVGIAQASELFGIPRYITIPLTAISIWWLVVRGTQKRVERVFLLMSLVFLCYIASAYLAKPDWASVGKHLIEPQIRTDTGYLFMVMALIGTTITPFMQVYVQSSVVEKQMNVEDLPMVRADVVAGTIFACMIAAFIVICTGATLHSVGITSIDSAATAAESFAPIAGQYAKYLFAIGLFGAAMLAMGVLPLATAYSLSEAMGFEKGLSRSFREAPIFLGIFTALILVGAIVAMIPGIPQIRLLILTQSVNGLLLPIILVAIVLLSNNREIMGEYRNRFIHNVFAVVTTLVVSILSLLLIGKTIADMF, from the coding sequence ATGATATTAAAGCGATTTTCACAAAAGAAAATTGTGCGGTCCATCCAGCGCCTTCCACAGCGCCTTAGGCGTGGCCTTTCCGAATATAGATTCTTTGCATATTTAGCGATACTTGGACCGGGCATCATCTCGGCAAATGCCGGAAACGACGCCAGTGGTATCGCCACCTATTCCTCGGTCGGGGCCGCCTACGGTTACGAGCTATTGTGGGCATTTATCCCAATGACGATCAGCTTGATCATCGTCCAGGAAATGTGTGTCCGAATGGGCGTGGTAACCGGTCAGGGACTGGCGGATCTCATTCGTGAGCAGTTTGGCGTCCGTTGGACTGCCTTTGTAATGTTCGCCCTATTGATCGCAAATACCGGTGTGATCATTTCCGAATTTGTAGGAATTGCCCAAGCTTCCGAACTATTTGGCATACCGCGCTATATCACGATCCCTCTGACAGCAATTTCGATCTGGTGGTTGGTTGTTCGCGGCACTCAAAAGCGTGTAGAGCGAGTATTTCTGCTGATGTCGCTCGTATTTCTGTGCTACATCGCGTCCGCATATTTGGCAAAGCCCGATTGGGCGAGTGTCGGCAAACACCTTATCGAACCGCAAATTCGCACGGATACCGGATATCTCTTTATGGTAATGGCTCTGATCGGCACGACGATCACGCCATTTATGCAGGTTTACGTTCAGTCTTCGGTGGTTGAAAAGCAGATGAATGTCGAAGATCTGCCAATGGTGCGTGCGGATGTGGTCGCCGGGACGATATTCGCGTGTATGATCGCGGCATTTATCGTCATCTGCACGGGTGCGACTCTGCACAGTGTGGGGATCACGTCGATAGACTCGGCGGCGACTGCGGCCGAGTCGTTTGCTCCGATTGCCGGACAATACGCAAAATACCTATTTGCGATCGGGCTTTTTGGAGCTGCGATGCTCGCGATGGGCGTGTTACCTCTTGCTACCGCATATTCTCTTAGTGAGGCAATGGGTTTCGAAAAAGGGCTTTCACGAAGCTTTCGCGAGGCCCCGATATTTCTTGGAATATTTACGGCCTTGATCTTGGTCGGGGCGATCGTCGCAATGATCCCCGGCATCCCTCAGATCCGACTTCTGATACTTACCCAATCAGTTAACGGGTTGTTGCTGCCGATAATCTTGGTCGCGATCGTATTGCTGTCTAATAATCGAGAGATAATGGGTGAATATCGCAATCGGTTTATTCACAACGTCTTCGCGGTCGTAACAACGCTCGTGGTTTCGATACTCTCACTTTTGTTGATTGGCAAAACGATTGCTGATATGTTTTAA
- the ggt gene encoding gamma-glutamyltransferase, translating into MKILQLRRNLSLVLLLAIVFTSFVGTNSVSAAWTEPVRGRHAMVASQHELASKIGADIMRKGGNAVDAAIAVGLALAVVYPEAGNIGGGGFMLIRRADGGAFALDYREMAPAAANRDVFVDKEGKVIDGEGSSTIGYRASGIPGTLAGFELAFNKYGSGKVRWRDLVEPARALAQNGYVLSYRLAALFKSYKGNLGKYADSNRIFLRNGDFYKEGDVFRQPELAATLARVQTLGAREFYTGKTAQLIAADMKAHNGLITLEDLKNYKAIERKPLTGNYRGYPIITMPPPSSGGIVMLQVLNMLEGYDIRSMKYNSAARYHLVAEAMRRAFADRAEFMGDPDFANVPTASLIDKDYGKRRAATIDAKRASNSQDIGHGDVVGGEPTETTHFTVVDPQGTVVTNTYTINDLYGSAVTAKGTGVLLNDEMDDFAARPGKANMFGLIQGERNSVQPGKRPLSSMTPTIVLKKDGSLWFALGARGGPRIISAVLQSVINVIDHDMNIQAAIDAPRIHHQWFPDELMYEPFGMSPDTLSILTAYGHKFSARPGYIASATGIMIDSEGTRLGAIDSRSDGMAVGY; encoded by the coding sequence ATGAAAATATTGCAGCTTCGCCGTAATTTATCTTTGGTCCTGCTACTAGCGATCGTTTTCACGTCGTTTGTCGGTACAAACAGCGTTTCGGCAGCGTGGACTGAGCCGGTTCGCGGGCGGCACGCAATGGTCGCATCTCAACACGAATTAGCGTCAAAGATCGGTGCGGATATTATGAGGAAAGGTGGAAACGCCGTTGATGCAGCGATCGCAGTCGGACTAGCACTTGCCGTTGTATATCCCGAAGCAGGCAATATCGGTGGCGGCGGATTTATGCTGATTCGGAGAGCTGATGGCGGAGCATTTGCCTTGGATTATCGCGAAATGGCACCGGCGGCGGCTAATCGTGATGTCTTTGTTGATAAAGAAGGCAAGGTGATTGACGGCGAAGGCTCATCCACCATCGGCTATCGGGCATCCGGCATCCCTGGAACTCTGGCCGGATTCGAATTGGCATTCAATAAGTACGGTTCCGGCAAGGTCCGTTGGCGAGACCTCGTTGAGCCTGCAAGGGCGCTTGCCCAAAACGGTTACGTTCTGTCCTATCGGCTGGCGGCCCTATTTAAGTCCTATAAGGGTAACTTGGGTAAGTATGCCGACAGCAATCGAATATTCTTGCGAAACGGTGATTTTTATAAAGAGGGCGACGTTTTCCGACAGCCCGAACTGGCAGCGACTCTGGCACGAGTTCAAACGCTGGGAGCTCGGGAGTTCTATACCGGAAAGACCGCCCAACTGATCGCTGCGGATATGAAAGCTCACAACGGCCTCATCACGCTCGAAGACCTCAAGAACTACAAGGCAATAGAGCGGAAGCCTCTAACCGGAAATTATCGCGGGTATCCGATCATCACAATGCCCCCGCCGAGTTCGGGCGGTATCGTTATGTTACAAGTCCTGAATATGCTTGAGGGCTACGATATTCGTTCTATGAAATACAATTCTGCGGCCCGATATCACCTCGTGGCGGAAGCAATGAGGCGTGCATTCGCGGATCGAGCGGAATTTATGGGTGATCCGGATTTTGCGAATGTCCCGACGGCCTCGCTGATCGACAAGGACTACGGCAAACGCAGAGCAGCCACGATCGATGCAAAGCGGGCTTCCAACAGCCAGGACATAGGCCACGGTGACGTTGTCGGCGGCGAACCGACCGAAACGACACACTTCACTGTAGTTGATCCGCAGGGAACCGTCGTCACAAATACATATACGATCAATGACCTGTACGGCTCGGCCGTCACTGCAAAGGGTACCGGCGTACTTCTAAACGATGAAATGGATGATTTTGCCGCTCGTCCGGGCAAGGCAAATATGTTTGGTCTAATTCAGGGTGAACGAAATTCAGTGCAGCCCGGAAAGCGTCCGCTTTCTTCGATGACACCAACAATTGTGCTTAAGAAGGATGGTTCGCTTTGGTTCGCTCTCGGTGCCCGCGGTGGTCCACGGATCATATCGGCAGTGTTGCAGAGCGTTATAAATGTAATCGATCACGATATGAACATACAGGCGGCGATCGACGCCCCTCGCATCCATCATCAATGGTTTCCCGACGAACTCATGTACGAGCCCTTTGGAATGTCGCCGGATACGCTTTCGATATTGACGGCATACGGTCATAAATTTTCGGCTCGGCCCGGATATATCGCCAGTGCCACGGGTATTATGATCGATTCCGAAGGAACCCGATTGGGGGCTATAGATTCGCGGAGTGACGGTATGGCCGTAGGCTATTGA
- a CDS encoding YbjQ family protein produces the protein MIVTTGFDIQGKQVSQYLGVVRGIVVRATGLGRGIVGGIKALAGGNIEEWSVVCEAARMEAFNRMVKHAHEIGADAVIGMRYDATEFGQASTEVLAYGTAVKLS, from the coding sequence ATGATCGTTACAACCGGTTTTGATATTCAAGGAAAGCAGGTCTCGCAATATCTCGGCGTAGTTCGGGGCATTGTTGTGCGTGCCACCGGCCTAGGCCGCGGCATTGTCGGCGGGATCAAAGCACTCGCAGGCGGCAATATCGAGGAGTGGTCCGTGGTTTGTGAGGCCGCCAGAATGGAAGCATTTAACCGTATGGTGAAACACGCCCACGAGATAGGTGCAGATGCTGTAATTGGGATGAGATACGACGCGACTGAATTTGGCCAAGCCTCAACCGAGGTTCTTGCTTACGGCACCGCAGTCAAACTCTCCTGA
- the acnA gene encoding aconitate hydratase AcnA, producing the protein MTHDLFNSRQTFKTGNGSEGTFYSLPQLEKEGIGHISRLPISIRIVLESVLRNFDGGKRVSESNIRELAGWVANRERTQEIPFVVARVILQDFTGVPLLVDLAAMRSAVTALGKDAGMIEPLVPVDLVIDHSVQVDYAGSEQAYQQNMAKEFERNDQRYRFLKWGTQAFNGFSVIPPGIGIVHQVNLEYLAKGVFEREGVYFPDSLVGTDSHTTMINGLGIVGWGVGGIEAEAGMLGQPVYFLTPDVVGVNLKGELPQGSTATDLVLRITEVLRKMNVVGKFVEFFGDGASALNATDRATIANMAPEYGATMGFFGVDEKTLEYFRNTGRTAEQIDTIRNYYLAQGMFGIPSEGAIDYTSVVHLDLAETGPAVAGPKRPQDRIELGELDEKFLELFTMPVSDGGYGKSDSDLLKRFDVSIGSTETKTAIGNGDVLIAAITSCTNTSNPSVMIAAGIVAKKAAERGMKVPSYVKTSLAPGSRVVTEYLEKTGLQKYLDEVGFNLVGYGCTTCIGNSGPLDPSIEKQVVDNDLIAASVLSGNRNFEARVHQNIKANFLMSPPLVVAFALAGTVLSDINTEPIGKDRDGNDVYLRELWASLDEVKEMLSTAYDPAVYKALYSQFAEQNPLWNNIESSVGQIYEWDRESTYIQEPPFFNNFSMETGSFSDIHDARALAIFGDSVTTDHISPAGAIKANSPAGLYLQERGVAPEDFNSYGSRRGNDKVMVRGTFANVRIKNLMAAPTEGGFTRHQPDGTEMTIYDAAMLYEIERVPLVIFAGKEYGTGSSRDWAAKGTSLMGVKAVITESFERIHRSNLVGMGVLPLQFKDGQTAGSLGLDGTETFALIGLESGDVRPRQDVTLRITKADGNQTDVTLKLRIDTPIEIEYYKNGGILPYVLRQLIG; encoded by the coding sequence ATGACACACGATCTCTTTAATTCGCGACAGACATTCAAAACCGGTAATGGTTCCGAGGGCACCTTCTACTCGCTTCCGCAACTCGAAAAGGAGGGGATCGGGCACATTTCCAGACTGCCGATCTCGATCCGGATCGTTTTAGAATCGGTGCTCCGCAATTTTGACGGGGGCAAACGCGTCAGCGAATCAAATATCCGAGAATTGGCCGGATGGGTGGCAAACCGCGAGAGAACGCAAGAAATACCGTTCGTGGTGGCACGTGTCATACTGCAGGATTTCACCGGTGTGCCGCTGCTCGTCGATCTGGCCGCGATGCGCTCGGCCGTCACGGCGCTCGGCAAGGATGCCGGTATGATCGAACCGCTTGTCCCGGTTGATCTGGTCATTGATCACTCCGTTCAAGTGGACTATGCCGGCAGTGAACAGGCATATCAGCAGAATATGGCGAAGGAGTTTGAGCGTAATGACCAACGATATCGATTCTTAAAGTGGGGAACACAGGCCTTTAACGGCTTTAGCGTCATCCCGCCGGGGATCGGCATCGTCCATCAGGTCAATCTGGAATATCTCGCAAAGGGCGTATTTGAGCGTGAAGGCGTTTATTTCCCGGATTCTCTTGTCGGCACCGATTCGCACACTACGATGATCAACGGCCTCGGCATTGTCGGATGGGGCGTCGGCGGAATCGAGGCCGAGGCGGGAATGTTGGGTCAACCGGTTTATTTCCTTACCCCGGACGTTGTCGGCGTAAACTTAAAGGGCGAATTGCCGCAAGGCTCTACGGCGACCGATCTTGTGCTGCGCATTACCGAAGTACTTCGAAAAATGAATGTCGTCGGAAAATTTGTCGAGTTCTTTGGCGACGGAGCGTCTGCTCTAAATGCCACTGACCGAGCCACGATCGCCAATATGGCGCCTGAATACGGTGCAACTATGGGATTTTTTGGTGTTGACGAAAAGACCCTCGAATACTTCCGCAACACTGGCCGTACAGCAGAACAGATCGATACGATCCGAAACTACTATTTGGCTCAAGGGATGTTTGGCATCCCGTCTGAAGGTGCGATCGATTATACATCGGTCGTACACCTCGACCTTGCGGAAACCGGCCCAGCGGTTGCTGGCCCGAAGCGTCCGCAAGACCGTATCGAACTCGGCGAACTCGACGAAAAGTTTTTAGAGCTTTTTACAATGCCGGTTTCAGACGGGGGTTATGGCAAATCGGATTCGGATCTGCTGAAAAGGTTTGATGTCAGTATCGGTAGTACGGAAACAAAGACCGCGATCGGTAATGGTGACGTGCTGATCGCTGCGATAACCTCGTGCACCAACACATCGAATCCGTCGGTGATGATCGCTGCGGGAATTGTCGCCAAAAAGGCTGCGGAACGTGGTATGAAGGTGCCGTCTTATGTAAAGACGTCGCTGGCGCCGGGTTCGCGCGTGGTGACGGAATATCTTGAAAAGACCGGCTTGCAGAAGTATCTTGACGAGGTCGGATTCAATCTCGTCGGCTATGGCTGTACGACCTGCATAGGTAACTCCGGCCCTCTTGACCCGTCGATCGAAAAGCAGGTTGTCGATAATGACCTGATCGCGGCATCAGTACTATCGGGCAACCGCAATTTCGAGGCTCGAGTTCATCAAAACATTAAGGCGAATTTTCTAATGTCGCCGCCACTCGTAGTTGCATTTGCACTTGCCGGAACAGTACTGAGCGACATTAACACCGAGCCGATCGGCAAGGATCGTGATGGTAACGACGTGTATTTGAGAGAGCTCTGGGCTTCGCTTGACGAGGTTAAGGAAATGCTTTCGACGGCATATGACCCCGCGGTATATAAAGCCCTGTATTCGCAGTTTGCCGAGCAAAACCCATTGTGGAACAACATCGAATCCAGCGTTGGGCAGATATATGAGTGGGACCGCGAATCAACCTATATTCAAGAGCCGCCTTTCTTTAACAATTTTTCAATGGAAACCGGCAGTTTCTCAGATATTCACGATGCGAGGGCATTGGCCATATTTGGCGACTCGGTGACGACCGACCACATTTCGCCCGCCGGTGCTATCAAGGCAAACTCGCCGGCCGGACTCTATTTGCAGGAGAGAGGCGTAGCACCGGAGGATTTTAATTCCTACGGTTCGCGTCGCGGCAACGATAAGGTTATGGTGCGCGGGACGTTTGCAAATGTTCGTATCAAAAATCTAATGGCGGCCCCGACCGAGGGCGGATTCACCCGTCATCAACCGGACGGTACCGAAATGACTATTTACGATGCAGCGATGTTGTACGAGATTGAACGCGTGCCGCTTGTCATTTTCGCAGGTAAGGAATACGGTACCGGCAGTTCACGCGACTGGGCCGCGAAGGGAACTTCGTTGATGGGCGTAAAAGCGGTTATCACCGAATCCTTCGAGCGTATTCACCGGTCGAATCTTGTTGGAATGGGCGTTTTGCCGCTACAGTTTAAGGATGGGCAAACCGCAGGCTCGCTGGGACTGGATGGGACCGAGACCTTTGCACTGATCGGCCTCGAGTCCGGCGACGTCCGGCCGCGACAGGATGTTACGCTACGAATAACCAAAGCCGATGGCAATCAGACGGATGTCACGCTAAAATTAAGGATCGACACGCCTATCGAAATTGAGTATTATAAGAACGGCGGAATTCTTCCATACGTCCTTCGCCAGCTAATTGGTTAG
- a CDS encoding peptidylprolyl isomerase, translated as MRNYLLLLLLVIVVGIAGCGDKKPATNAAPNVTKGVAPIADPEIAVIEMENSAAYGTIKIELYSNIAPKMVARFKELAKEGVFNGTTFHRINQSVIQGGDPLSKDADPSNDGTGKSAKPNVPAEFSDLKYDTGIVGAARGQDFDSANSQFFITLKRESGFDNRYTIFGKVIDGMQNVRTISGVQPKEGERPIEPVLIKSVTIVPR; from the coding sequence ATGAGAAATTATCTATTACTATTGCTCCTCGTGATTGTGGTCGGTATTGCCGGATGTGGCGACAAAAAACCCGCAACCAATGCTGCACCAAATGTCACGAAAGGAGTCGCACCCATCGCTGATCCTGAGATCGCCGTGATCGAGATGGAAAATTCGGCTGCCTACGGGACCATAAAGATCGAATTATATTCAAACATCGCGCCGAAGATGGTGGCTCGCTTTAAGGAACTCGCGAAGGAAGGTGTTTTTAATGGCACCACATTCCACCGCATCAATCAGTCCGTGATCCAAGGCGGCGACCCGCTTTCAAAGGACGCGGACCCGAGCAATGACGGAACGGGTAAATCCGCCAAACCGAACGTTCCGGCCGAGTTTTCGGATCTGAAATACGACACCGGAATAGTTGGTGCGGCGCGCGGCCAGGATTTTGACTCGGCCAATTCCCAATTTTTTATTACGCTGAAACGCGAGTCGGGCTTCGATAACCGCTATACGATCTTTGGCAAGGTCATTGACGGCATGCAAAATGTACGTACGATCTCAGGCGTCCAACCCAAAGAGGGTGAAAGGCCAATTGAGCCCGTACTTATCAAGAGTGTGACTATTGTTCCGCGGTAA
- a CDS encoding D-tyrosyl-tRNA(Tyr) deacylase — protein sequence MRAIVQRVSRAKVTVGETVTGQIPRGLVVLLGVTHNDGKSDADYLVDKVVNLRVFDDSEGKMNLSLVDIGGGLLIVSQFTLYGDTRRGRRPSFINAAPGAASEALYDYFVDKARETINLVETGQFGAMMDVELVNDGPVTIMLDSEKSF from the coding sequence GTGCGAGCGATCGTTCAGAGGGTTTCTCGTGCAAAGGTAACGGTTGGTGAAACCGTCACAGGCCAGATTCCCCGTGGATTGGTCGTGTTGCTCGGAGTAACGCATAATGACGGCAAGTCCGACGCCGATTATCTGGTGGACAAGGTGGTCAATCTTCGCGTCTTCGACGATAGCGAGGGTAAGATGAATCTTTCACTGGTTGATATCGGCGGCGGCCTGCTTATAGTGTCGCAGTTCACACTCTATGGCGACACCCGGCGTGGTCGGCGGCCGTCGTTTATAAACGCGGCACCGGGAGCGGCCTCCGAAGCTCTTTACGATTATTTCGTTGACAAGGCCCGTGAGACCATAAATTTGGTGGAAACCGGTCAATTTGGTGCGATGATGGACGTCGAACTGGTAAACGATGGCCCGGTGACGATAATGCTCGATAGCGAAAAATCGTTTTGA
- a CDS encoding peptidylprolyl isomerase, giving the protein MNNRIAVLETNKGTIKFELLESDAPKTTENFRLLADKNYYDGVIFHRVIPNFMIQGGDPLGEGYGGESAWGGKFNDEIDRSSPLYAGSYEKGTVAMANSGPNTNGSQFFIMHIDYPLPPSYSKFGKVIEGQEVVNEIAGVSRNHNDKPDEPIVMNKVYIEESSA; this is encoded by the coding sequence GTGAATAATCGAATTGCAGTTTTGGAAACAAACAAAGGAACGATCAAATTTGAACTTCTCGAATCTGACGCGCCGAAAACAACCGAGAATTTTCGGCTCTTAGCCGATAAGAATTACTATGACGGTGTAATATTTCACCGCGTCATCCCCAACTTTATGATCCAGGGCGGTGATCCGCTTGGCGAGGGATATGGCGGCGAGTCCGCCTGGGGCGGCAAATTCAATGACGAGATAGATCGTTCGTCGCCGCTCTATGCCGGTTCCTACGAGAAGGGTACTGTAGCAATGGCCAACTCCGGCCCAAACACCAACGGATCGCAGTTTTTCATAATGCACATAGACTATCCGCTGCCGCCAAGCTATTCCAAATTCGGGAAGGTCATCGAGGGTCAGGAGGTAGTCAATGAGATCGCCGGTGTCTCCAGAAATCATAACGATAAGCCGGACGAACCGATAGTTATGAACAAGGTCTATATCGAGGAATCATCGGCGTAG
- a CDS encoding HAD family phosphatase: MIKLLALDLDGTTLNSKGKVSEANRKAIAAAEDAGVLVTIATGRRFRDAQPVGIDLGLNAPMITHNGALVKYADSGKTVEYSLLSDATSVEIVSVGKRLGGDAMVSADPHGMGTMLYDRVSEHNRPLMKYIAWSQSLHGDAADLSIIHVPLLEDVIHDHDVVHISFSGECSAMSLLERDLNEEFGESIMILATVYEQLDFTLLDILPPDASKGHGVSRLAEIHGFLPENIMAIGDNFNDLHMLNYAGTPVVMGNADPKLHTMGEFYTTLSNDESGVAAAIERFIFNQENN; this comes from the coding sequence ATGATCAAGTTACTCGCCCTCGACCTCGATGGCACAACACTAAATTCAAAGGGCAAGGTGTCTGAGGCAAACCGAAAGGCGATCGCCGCTGCCGAGGACGCGGGAGTCTTGGTAACGATCGCCACCGGTCGTCGATTTCGAGACGCTCAACCGGTCGGGATAGATCTCGGACTTAATGCGCCGATGATCACGCACAACGGTGCATTGGTCAAATATGCCGACTCGGGAAAAACGGTCGAGTACTCGCTTCTGTCTGATGCGACAAGCGTGGAGATCGTATCCGTCGGAAAACGTCTGGGCGGCGACGCAATGGTCAGTGCGGATCCGCACGGGATGGGCACAATGTTGTACGACCGCGTCTCCGAGCACAATCGGCCATTGATGAAATACATCGCCTGGTCGCAATCACTTCACGGTGACGCGGCGGATCTGTCGATCATCCACGTTCCGCTGCTCGAGGATGTCATACACGACCACGACGTGGTGCATATATCGTTTTCCGGCGAATGCTCAGCAATGTCCTTGCTCGAACGTGATCTAAATGAAGAATTTGGCGAAAGCATTATGATCTTGGCGACCGTTTACGAGCAGCTTGATTTCACGCTTCTCGACATTCTGCCGCCAGACGCGTCTAAGGGACACGGTGTATCGCGTTTGGCCGAGATACACGGATTTCTACCCGAAAATATAATGGCGATCGGCGACAATTTTAACGACCTCCATATGCTCAATTACGCCGGGACACCGGTGGTGATGGGAAATGCCGACCCGAAGTTGCACACGATGGGGGAATTTTATACAACATTAAGTAATGATGAGAGCGGCGTCGCCGCGGCTATCGAACGTTTTATCTTTAATCAGGAGAATAATTAG
- the mltG gene encoding endolytic transglycosylase MltG, with translation MKILSFVFGLLAIAVITLCGFSYWVYSSVSQTRTHDKADQYIKIEKGSTPRDIIAKLSAEGIVPSETATMIYLRFLGDGSKLQAGEYQFPSPISTIQVLKQLEKGEDRTVKLTIPEGFTRFDIAKRIAEKFGKAQPQTVGAPDSLGYDDKAVLALMDDISLIRDISPSAPNLEGYMYPTTYNVPRDARAADIIKLMVEQFRKFWKPEWSDAARRIGRTPHEIVTIASLIETETSVEAERPIVAGIINNRLAKNIPLGIDQTNVYIAKMLGKWDGTIHKSDLEVDSPYNTRIKTGIPPGPISSVTESSIRAALEPKPNDYIFYVRNVELNDGSHWFYSSAAEFEKGKAKYQQWLEKERQEKRSGENQ, from the coding sequence ATGAAAATCTTAAGTTTTGTTTTCGGGCTTTTGGCGATCGCGGTTATTACGCTTTGCGGTTTTAGCTATTGGGTCTATAGTTCGGTCAGCCAAACACGAACGCACGACAAGGCAGATCAATACATCAAGATCGAAAAGGGTTCGACTCCGCGAGATATAATTGCAAAACTCTCGGCAGAAGGTATTGTGCCGAGCGAAACGGCGACGATGATCTATCTTCGGTTCCTGGGCGACGGCAGCAAATTGCAAGCCGGCGAATACCAGTTCCCGTCCCCGATCTCGACGATCCAAGTGCTGAAGCAGCTTGAGAAGGGCGAGGACCGCACCGTCAAGTTGACCATCCCGGAGGGATTTACACGTTTCGATATCGCAAAACGGATCGCTGAGAAATTCGGTAAGGCCCAACCTCAGACAGTCGGAGCTCCGGACTCGCTCGGATACGACGACAAGGCAGTACTTGCTTTGATGGACGACATCTCATTGATCAGAGATATTTCGCCGAGCGCCCCCAATCTCGAAGGCTATATGTACCCAACGACCTACAACGTCCCGCGTGACGCCAGGGCGGCTGACATTATCAAGCTGATGGTCGAGCAGTTTCGCAAATTTTGGAAGCCAGAGTGGTCAGATGCGGCCCGCAGGATCGGCCGCACGCCGCACGAGATAGTCACGATCGCTTCGCTGATCGAGACCGAAACCAGCGTCGAGGCTGAACGCCCGATAGTCGCGGGCATTATTAACAACCGCCTGGCCAAAAACATTCCGCTCGGGATCGACCAAACAAATGTATATATCGCCAAAATGCTCGGCAAATGGGACGGGACGATCCACAAAAGCGACCTTGAGGTCGATTCGCCGTACAACACGCGGATAAAGACCGGAATCCCGCCAGGTCCGATCTCGTCCGTCACGGAAAGCTCGATCAGGGCGGCTCTCGAGCCAAAGCCGAACGATTATATATTCTATGTACGTAATGTAGAGTTGAATGACGGTTCGCATTGGTTCTACAGTTCGGCGGCGGAGTTTGAAAAGGGCAAGGCCAAATATCAACAATGGCTCGAAAAGGAACGACAGGAAAAGCGATCGGGCGAAAATCAATGA
- a CDS encoding glutathione peroxidase yields MLKIVGVLLILIVGAGVGAAYKYGFILNPSPTAPPPESSVYDFTMRDIDGENVNLGIYKGKVVMIVNVASKCGYTPQYEGLQALYEKNKGSGLVILGFPANNFLSQEPGTEAEIKEFCSTKYKVTFPMFAKISVKGEDQHPLYTYLTNKISDPEFAGDISWNFNKFLIDRHGKVVARFGSKDTPDGEAITSAVAKYLADK; encoded by the coding sequence ATGTTGAAGATCGTTGGAGTTCTTTTGATCCTAATAGTCGGTGCCGGCGTCGGTGCGGCATACAAGTACGGGTTTATCCTAAACCCGTCACCGACCGCACCACCGCCGGAATCCTCAGTGTACGACTTTACGATGCGCGATATAGACGGCGAAAATGTCAACCTCGGTATTTACAAGGGAAAGGTCGTGATGATCGTCAATGTCGCCAGCAAGTGCGGTTACACCCCTCAATACGAGGGACTGCAGGCATTGTATGAAAAGAACAAAGGTAGCGGACTCGTCATACTTGGTTTTCCGGCCAACAACTTCTTGAGCCAGGAACCCGGAACCGAGGCGGAGATCAAGGAGTTTTGCTCTACGAAATACAAGGTCACATTTCCGATGTTCGCAAAGATCTCGGTCAAGGGTGAGGATCAGCATCCGTTATATACTTATCTGACAAATAAAATATCGGATCCAGAATTTGCGGGTGACATATCTTGGAATTTCAACAAGTTTCTAATAGATCGGCACGGTAAAGTAGTCGCCCGATTTGGCTCAAAGGACACGCCGGACGGTGAGGCCATAACATCCGCAGTTGCAAAGTATCTGGCGGATAAATGA